In the genome of Candidatus Nitrosotenuis sp. DW1, one region contains:
- a CDS encoding Fic family protein: MQEIRYIDRQRIIDINKKIIRLWNARHTDRLESVNVGTDRIDGVLQIVVSAGNDLPFENMIIEKAAYLVGGLAWAQAFSGGNKRTAVLSCSLFLSQNGHRLNIPDDENPQLRQLLYDIQEERSEINRQIIEKIILYITKHISVV; the protein is encoded by the coding sequence TTGCAAGAAATCAGGTACATTGACAGGCAGCGCATAATTGACATCAATAAAAAAATAATTCGTCTTTGGAATGCCAGGCATACTGACAGATTAGAGTCAGTTAATGTCGGCACCGATAGAATCGACGGTGTTTTACAAATTGTAGTAAGTGCTGGAAATGATCTACCGTTTGAAAACATGATAATTGAAAAAGCGGCGTATTTAGTCGGCGGACTTGCTTGGGCTCAAGCTTTTAGTGGCGGAAATAAAAGAACTGCCGTCCTGTCTTGTTCTCTGTTTCTTTCACAGAATGGTCATCGTCTCAATATTCCAGATGATGAAAATCCGCAACTCAGGCAACTTTTGTACGATATCCAGGAGGAACGCTCTGAAATTAACCGTCAGATAATAGAGAAAATAATATTATACATTACAAAACACATTAGCGTAGTATGA
- a CDS encoding KH domain-containing protein — protein sequence MSFEKIVRIPVDRVGALIGKSGKVKQEIEKSCSVKLNIDGESGEIEIMTEGNVEDMQPFKAMEVISAIGRGFSPQNAMKLMTGDYLLHVIDLRDFAGKSPQQIERIKGRIIGEGGRARTNMENLTNTNISVYGKTVSIIGEPHQIKMAIAAITSISNGSRHGVVYGKLEADRRRQKMDRMQLWEKKEDV from the coding sequence ATGAGCTTTGAGAAAATAGTTAGAATTCCAGTGGACCGGGTAGGTGCTCTGATTGGCAAGTCTGGAAAAGTAAAACAGGAGATTGAAAAAAGCTGTTCTGTCAAATTAAACATAGACGGCGAGTCAGGAGAAATCGAAATCATGACGGAGGGAAACGTGGAGGACATGCAGCCGTTTAAGGCAATGGAGGTAATTTCTGCAATAGGCCGCGGGTTCTCGCCGCAAAACGCGATGAAGCTGATGACTGGCGATTACTTGTTGCATGTGATAGATCTTAGGGACTTTGCTGGCAAGTCTCCGCAGCAAATTGAAAGGATAAAAGGAAGAATAATTGGAGAGGGAGGTAGAGCAAGGACAAACATGGAAAATCTTACTAACACAAATATCTCAGTTTATGGAAAAACCGTTTCAATAATTGGCGAGCCGCACCAGATCAAAATGGCAATAGCTGCCATCACGTCAATATCAAACGGAAGCAGACACGGTGTGGTGTATGGAAAGCTGGAGGCTGACCGTAGAAGGCAAAAGATGGATCGAATGCAGTTGTGGGAAAAAAAAGAAGATGTCTAA
- a CDS encoding histone family protein — protein sequence MKSSELGLSAMYRILKKAGAERVSDESADELRRVLEDIATTIAASAVDMSNHAGRKTIRGEDVKLASKAFVKS from the coding sequence ATGAAGTCGTCAGAATTGGGATTATCTGCAATGTATAGAATTCTAAAAAAGGCAGGAGCCGAAAGGGTGAGCGACGAGTCTGCAGACGAGCTAAGGCGCGTGCTGGAGGATATTGCGACCACGATTGCGGCAAGCGCAGTTGACATGTCAAACCACGCTGGACGAAAAACAATACGCGGCGAAGATGTCAAGCTTGCATCAAAGGCTTTTGTGAAATCATAA
- a CDS encoding serine protein kinase RIO — translation MSSDDIDIDDFDNTDPELDKFESTDDNLAKFEKIFAKKRKVLDDGFDRNKVENQVLDKTTMFTLYEMINAKIISYVNGIVKAGKESVLFWAVAPDGTDVALKVYLVSTVSFKKRAMYIVGDPRFTRLKSGTRNMVYLWAKKEYRNLRQCAKHNIPVPRTIHVSKNVLAMEFVGKNGVPAPTLHETEITESDYTQAIDIMTRLYRDARLVHGDFSEYNVLKTDSGLVLFDLGSAVDIHHPNALNFLERDIKNMTYFFAKRGLTVKNPADVLSEITS, via the coding sequence ATGTCTTCTGACGATATTGACATTGACGATTTTGATAACACCGATCCTGAGCTAGACAAGTTTGAAAGTACGGATGACAATCTAGCAAAGTTTGAAAAGATTTTTGCAAAAAAGCGCAAGGTACTCGATGACGGGTTTGACCGCAACAAAGTCGAAAACCAAGTACTGGACAAGACTACGATGTTTACTCTCTATGAAATGATAAACGCAAAAATCATCTCGTACGTAAACGGAATAGTAAAGGCAGGAAAGGAGTCTGTTCTGTTCTGGGCAGTCGCGCCAGACGGCACAGACGTGGCACTCAAGGTGTACCTGGTGTCGACTGTTAGCTTCAAAAAGCGCGCAATGTACATAGTTGGGGATCCCAGATTTACGCGCCTAAAGAGCGGGACTAGGAACATGGTGTACCTGTGGGCAAAAAAGGAATACAGAAACCTCCGCCAGTGCGCAAAGCACAACATACCTGTGCCAAGGACAATCCATGTCTCAAAGAACGTGCTTGCGATGGAGTTTGTGGGAAAAAACGGAGTTCCTGCCCCGACGCTCCATGAGACGGAGATAACCGAGTCTGACTACACCCAGGCAATTGACATCATGACTAGGCTGTATCGGGATGCAAGGCTTGTGCATGGGGACTTTTCAGAGTACAACGTCCTAAAGACCGATTCTGGCCTCGTTTTGTTTGACCTCGGATCGGCAGTTGACATACATCACCCCAATGCTCTAAACTTTCTCGAAAGAGACATTAAAAATATGACTTATTTCTTTGCAAAGCGAGGATTGACAGTGAAAAACCCAGCAGACGTTTTATCTGAAATAACATCATGA
- a CDS encoding translation initiation factor IF-2 subunit beta, giving the protein MAKTDYEKLLKRIQDKISEKKTDSVERFELPAPDVVWEGQRTILRNFLDFPKILRRDPDKFLQYLSKEFATPSERSGEKAIFVGRRDPHDFVNLFQIYVKDYLECPTCKSPDTRIEKENRISFLVCEACGAKSSLKGKYA; this is encoded by the coding sequence TTGGCAAAAACCGATTACGAAAAACTCCTAAAGAGAATTCAAGACAAGATTTCTGAAAAGAAAACCGACAGCGTCGAGAGATTTGAGCTTCCGGCGCCAGACGTGGTGTGGGAGGGACAAAGAACCATACTGAGAAACTTTTTGGACTTTCCAAAAATTCTGCGACGCGACCCTGACAAGTTTCTCCAGTATCTGTCAAAAGAGTTTGCAACGCCGTCAGAGCGAAGCGGGGAAAAGGCAATCTTTGTCGGAAGGCGCGACCCGCATGACTTTGTAAACTTGTTTCAAATTTACGTAAAGGATTACCTTGAATGCCCTACCTGCAAGAGCCCGGACACCAGAATAGAAAAGGAAAACAGGATATCGTTTTTGGTCTGCGAGGCATGCGGTGCAAAGTCCTCACTCAAAGGCAAATACGCGTAA
- a CDS encoding Fe(2+)-trafficking protein, which translates to MVRTCTKCKSEIPDSEELEPTAATYPCCAKCWKEWKEYRIMVMNELRLDMSLPDHRKLLKKNEKIFAGVLSPQGDVIDFANEDNRKPDKPQA; encoded by the coding sequence ATGGTAAGAACATGCACTAAATGCAAATCCGAAATTCCCGATTCTGAGGAACTTGAGCCGACGGCTGCAACATATCCGTGCTGCGCCAAGTGCTGGAAGGAGTGGAAGGAATACCGAATAATGGTAATGAACGAACTGAGGTTGGACATGTCTCTTCCAGATCACAGAAAACTGCTAAAAAAGAACGAGAAGATATTTGCAGGCGTGCTGTCCCCGCAGGGCGACGTCATCGACTTTGCAAACGAGGACAACCGCAAGCCCGACAAGCCGCAGGCCTAG
- a CDS encoding adenylosuccinate synthetase, which produces MPSTVVVGGFFGDEGKGKIISYLAQKDNPEIVVRGGAGPNAGHTIEDGDKKYKVRMLPSGFLNKKARLMVGPGVVVNPDVLHKEISEFNVSSRTFVDFNCGIIEASHLEADSAGRLKEKIGSTGSGTGPANADRAMRTLKMAKEIDSLKKYLIDVPGEINTALENDKTVLVEGTQGTFLSLWHGGYPFVTSKDVTASGICADIGLGPKNVDDVMVVFKSYVTRVGEGVLENEISAQETASRGWSEVGTVTGRQRRAAEFNFSLAKRAILLNSATQIALTKLDVLFPECAHVQSFDKLSEAAKSFVTKIEDELNVPVLLIGTGAGVDDIIDLRV; this is translated from the coding sequence ATGCCTTCGACAGTTGTGGTTGGTGGATTTTTCGGAGACGAGGGTAAGGGAAAGATCATTTCATATCTTGCGCAAAAGGACAACCCTGAAATCGTAGTAAGGGGTGGGGCAGGTCCAAACGCAGGGCACACCATAGAGGACGGGGACAAGAAATACAAGGTCCGAATGCTCCCGAGCGGATTTCTAAACAAAAAGGCAAGGCTCATGGTGGGACCCGGGGTAGTTGTAAACCCGGATGTTTTGCACAAAGAGATTTCAGAGTTTAATGTGTCAAGCAGGACGTTTGTTGATTTTAACTGCGGAATTATAGAAGCAAGTCACCTGGAGGCAGACTCTGCGGGAAGACTGAAGGAAAAAATTGGAAGCACGGGTTCGGGGACTGGGCCTGCAAACGCAGACCGTGCAATGAGGACACTAAAGATGGCAAAAGAGATTGACTCGCTAAAAAAATACCTAATCGATGTTCCAGGCGAAATCAACACCGCACTTGAAAATGACAAGACCGTACTAGTTGAGGGAACACAGGGAACGTTTCTTTCTCTGTGGCACGGCGGCTATCCGTTTGTAACGTCAAAGGACGTGACTGCGTCAGGAATATGCGCAGACATTGGCCTTGGGCCAAAAAACGTAGATGATGTTATGGTTGTCTTCAAGTCGTACGTGACGCGCGTGGGCGAGGGCGTGCTTGAGAACGAGATCTCTGCGCAGGAAACGGCCTCAAGGGGATGGTCCGAAGTGGGCACGGTCACAGGTAGGCAGAGGCGCGCAGCCGAATTTAATTTCAGCCTCGCAAAAAGAGCGATACTGCTAAACAGCGCAACGCAGATTGCCCTGACAAAGCTTGACGTCCTGTTTCCCGAGTGCGCGCACGTGCAGTCATTTGACAAACTAAGCGAGGCTGCAAAATCATTCGTGACAAAAATCGAGGACGAGCTAAACGTGCCTGTACTGCTAATTGGAACCGGCGCAGGTGTTGATGACATCATCGACCTGCGCGTGTAG
- a CDS encoding TatD family hydrolase — protein sequence MPARFIKNMAMLDAHIHLSDPEYQADMETILASMKRLGIRACAVSMDNDSSRTTLELAAKSNLVLPFVGIHPEKFADNLDSMVHLIEANSDVISGIGEIGLDKTYTRTDGDFKRQKDVFTKLLGLAESLKKPVSVHSRKTLDEILEIIPSYCISGFLLHWFDGSKKQLSRAMDLGCFVSYGPVMVYSQDKQVLLSNTPRDKILVETDGPVRFSHCFGMKSAQISFIPSVIFCLSKILGQSYDDSVSMLEQNSTRYLEA from the coding sequence ATGCCAGCACGTTTCATCAAAAACATGGCCATGCTTGATGCGCACATTCACCTGTCCGATCCCGAGTATCAGGCAGACATGGAAACAATCCTTGCCTCGATGAAACGGCTTGGCATCCGCGCATGCGCAGTATCCATGGATAATGATTCGTCACGGACCACACTTGAGCTTGCAGCAAAGAGCAACCTCGTGCTGCCGTTTGTAGGAATACACCCGGAAAAGTTTGCAGACAATCTGGACTCGATGGTCCACCTAATTGAGGCAAACTCTGACGTGATATCAGGGATTGGGGAAATAGGTCTTGACAAGACATACACCAGGACAGATGGTGATTTCAAAAGGCAAAAAGACGTCTTTACGAAACTGCTGGGGCTGGCAGAGAGTCTCAAAAAGCCAGTGTCTGTCCATTCAAGAAAGACGCTAGACGAAATACTTGAGATAATTCCGTCGTACTGCATCTCTGGGTTTTTGCTGCACTGGTTTGACGGAAGCAAAAAGCAGCTAAGCAGGGCAATGGATCTTGGGTGCTTTGTGTCATACGGGCCTGTAATGGTGTATTCTCAGGACAAGCAGGTGCTCCTCTCCAACACGCCTCGCGACAAGATTCTAGTTGAAACAGACGGCCCCGTGAGATTCTCGCACTGCTTTGGCATGAAATCAGCTCAAATCAGCTTCATTCCAAGTGTGATATTTTGCCTATCAAAAATACTGGGGCAAAGCTACGACGACTCTGTATCTATGCTTGAGCAAAATTCCACGCGCTACCTCGAAGCATAG
- the uppS gene encoding polyprenyl diphosphate synthase, whose translation MNGIKETTLYLSGFYKLYARKLEREIKKGTIPNHIAVILDGNRRWAKRALAASEKGHTRGADAVENLLDWCEELNIKIITLYVLSTENLERKDNEIEYLFQLIHQRLEKLYSDPRIHKNKMRVKAIGRTELLPEFIKDVLKRLDEATKNYDEHYLNIAIAYGGQNELVDAIRKIGAQIKEGNLQVNDIDKKVIESNLYTAHLPQSAPDLILRTSGEQRLSGFLLWQSAYSELIFLDILWPEFRKIDLMRAIRIFQKRNRRAGR comes from the coding sequence ATGAACGGAATAAAAGAAACGACGCTTTACCTTTCAGGATTTTACAAGTTATACGCGCGGAAACTGGAAAGAGAAATCAAAAAAGGCACAATCCCAAACCACATCGCAGTCATTTTAGATGGAAACAGGAGGTGGGCAAAAAGGGCACTTGCCGCATCCGAGAAGGGCCACACCAGGGGCGCAGACGCAGTTGAGAATCTTTTGGACTGGTGCGAGGAATTAAACATCAAGATAATCACGCTCTATGTCCTGTCAACTGAGAACCTGGAAAGAAAGGACAACGAGATAGAATACCTGTTCCAGCTAATACACCAAAGACTTGAGAAACTGTACAGTGATCCCCGAATCCACAAAAACAAAATGCGGGTAAAGGCAATAGGCAGAACCGAGCTCCTGCCGGAATTTATCAAAGACGTTCTAAAAAGACTAGACGAGGCGACAAAAAACTACGACGAGCACTACCTGAACATAGCTATCGCGTACGGTGGACAGAACGAGCTAGTTGACGCAATAAGAAAGATCGGCGCGCAGATCAAGGAAGGAAACCTGCAAGTCAATGACATTGACAAAAAGGTAATCGAGTCAAACCTGTACACGGCGCACCTTCCCCAGTCGGCGCCTGACCTAATACTTAGGACGTCAGGCGAGCAGAGGCTCAGCGGGTTTTTGCTCTGGCAGAGCGCATACAGCGAGCTGATATTTTTGGACATATTGTGGCCGGAGTTTAGAAAAATTGATCTTATGAGGGCAATTAGAATTTTTCAAAAGAGAAATAGGAGAGCCGGGAGATAA
- a CDS encoding THUMP domain-containing protein, producing the protein MVTCARHFEGETRAEIRSILEEMGDSDPQITITEMSGILTVKTKVSPKDIVKKIHKKIEDEPWAMRYTLRVIPIFATTNTDVESIAGTVMEQADKLKPDDTYRITVEKRHSDISSSEIITKIANQIKNKVSLEKYDWIILVQVLGKISGVSILKDEDILSVEKEKRII; encoded by the coding sequence ATGGTTACATGTGCAAGGCATTTTGAGGGAGAGACAAGGGCTGAGATAAGATCCATACTAGAAGAGATGGGCGACTCTGATCCTCAGATAACAATCACAGAAATGTCTGGAATCCTGACAGTAAAGACCAAAGTCAGCCCAAAGGACATAGTAAAAAAAATTCACAAAAAAATCGAAGACGAGCCGTGGGCCATGAGGTACACTCTCAGGGTGATTCCGATTTTTGCCACCACGAATACGGACGTAGAATCAATTGCAGGTACCGTGATGGAGCAGGCTGACAAGCTAAAGCCGGATGACACATACAGGATCACAGTAGAGAAGAGGCACTCTGATATTTCGTCAAGTGAGATAATCACCAAGATTGCAAATCAGATAAAAAACAAGGTCTCACTTGAGAAATACGACTGGATAATCCTAGTCCAGGTGCTAGGCAAGATATCAGGCGTTTCCATCCTCAAAGACGAAGACATACTGTCTGTTGAAAAAGAAAAGCGCATCATCTGA
- the cgi121 gene encoding KEOPS complex subunit Cgi121, whose product MLSIKLLGGAKKSFGTDLLQVDLDGIPINALLEHLLSIKPKDTMTLDTKNILVAVNGVDSSALDGYDTVLRKNDVVTIIPIIHGGAHARNRFQVCAKSAELFCVRVPGKNYDFLNSARKNFPDLTLEGISSRHILGVQHAKKIVGLSLFAQKHNSLLSKKLETDILLRFGMTTQISDAVKTVGIANSDVFAIIAIGKKSSLDGLYEFLEPFLTRVSFENNSGVIQKQFKITKRHLGSVDSKTPLEDILAEKAAVLIR is encoded by the coding sequence TTGCTTTCAATCAAACTGCTCGGCGGCGCCAAAAAGTCATTCGGGACAGACCTTCTGCAAGTTGACCTCGATGGCATTCCAATTAACGCTCTGCTGGAACACCTCCTGTCGATAAAGCCAAAGGACACCATGACACTTGATACAAAAAACATCCTTGTTGCGGTAAACGGCGTGGACTCGTCCGCACTGGACGGGTATGACACCGTCCTGCGCAAAAACGACGTGGTAACAATAATTCCGATAATCCACGGGGGTGCCCATGCAAGGAACAGATTTCAGGTCTGCGCCAAGTCAGCAGAGCTGTTCTGCGTGAGAGTGCCTGGAAAAAATTACGACTTTTTAAATTCTGCAAGAAAAAACTTTCCAGACTTGACACTTGAGGGCATATCCTCAAGGCACATCCTTGGGGTGCAGCACGCAAAAAAGATAGTCGGGCTTTCGCTTTTTGCGCAAAAACACAACTCTCTTCTGTCAAAAAAGCTAGAGACTGACATCTTGCTGCGCTTTGGGATGACCACCCAGATATCTGACGCAGTCAAGACAGTCGGCATTGCAAATTCTGACGTGTTTGCCATAATTGCAATAGGAAAAAAATCAAGTCTTGACGGGCTGTACGAATTCCTGGAGCCGTTTCTGACTAGAGTTTCGTTTGAAAACAATTCTGGCGTGATCCAAAAACAGTTCAAAATCACAAAAAGGCATCTTGGCTCCGTTGATTCCAAAACCCCGCTTGAGGATATTCTTGCAGAAAAGGCAGCAGTCCTGATCAGATGA
- a CDS encoding winged helix-turn-helix domain-containing protein, translating to MRNSHNMSSYRTHMQIIGDILLTTRDNTPDEQGASITYLIRKANISHGRISKILNNLVAQGLLEQSNSSGACKYKISHVGREFLQAYNTFNKFADGYGLTI from the coding sequence GTGAGAAACTCACACAACATGTCATCGTACAGGACGCACATGCAGATAATTGGCGATATTTTGCTGACAACCCGAGACAACACGCCAGACGAGCAGGGGGCAAGCATCACATACCTGATTCGAAAGGCAAACATTTCTCACGGCAGAATTTCCAAAATTCTAAACAACCTGGTAGCACAGGGGCTACTTGAGCAGTCAAACTCTAGCGGCGCATGCAAATACAAAATAAGCCACGTAGGGCGGGAATTTCTGCAGGCATACAACACGTTTAACAAATTTGCAGACGGCTACGGCCTTACCATCTAG
- a CDS encoding orotidine 5'-phosphate decarboxylase, whose product MASFKSRIKKLSSDKSPLILANDYESGVSDMESRTVRNIKTLSPYLCAIKFNFHFLLPLGQKQIAKINKIAHDHHMQTIADIKLNDIGNTNNVTAETLWGMGFDSVIANPIMGPGNLEKLISHAHKNNNGVISLCHMSSPEAQLTYELPVQLKSKKTILYHLFLEWATSLGADGIIVGATFPDIVSFCKKKSKGKLSIYSPGIGTQGGDIQKTIQSGSDYLIVGRTILNSKNPKETAKSLFDLAKN is encoded by the coding sequence ATGGCTAGCTTCAAGTCTCGTATCAAAAAACTCTCTTCTGACAAAAGCCCCCTGATTCTTGCAAACGACTACGAAAGCGGCGTCTCTGATATGGAATCAAGGACAGTCAGAAACATAAAGACGCTCAGCCCGTATCTGTGCGCAATAAAGTTCAACTTTCACTTTCTGCTGCCGCTTGGCCAAAAACAAATCGCCAAAATCAACAAGATTGCGCACGACCACCACATGCAGACAATAGCTGACATCAAGCTAAACGACATTGGAAACACAAACAACGTCACTGCAGAGACCCTGTGGGGCATGGGCTTTGACTCTGTCATAGCAAACCCGATAATGGGCCCTGGAAATCTGGAAAAACTAATCTCGCATGCACACAAAAACAACAACGGCGTAATCTCGCTGTGCCACATGAGCTCACCTGAGGCGCAGCTGACATACGAGCTGCCGGTTCAGCTAAAGTCAAAAAAGACGATTCTGTATCACCTATTTTTGGAGTGGGCGACATCGCTTGGCGCAGACGGAATAATTGTTGGCGCGACATTTCCTGATATCGTATCTTTTTGCAAGAAGAAAAGCAAGGGCAAGCTGAGCATCTATTCTCCAGGGATAGGCACCCAGGGGGGTGACATACAAAAGACGATCCAGTCAGGCTCCGACTATCTGATAGTTGGGCGAACCATTCTTAATTCAAAAAACCCAAAAGAGACCGCCAAGTCTTTGTTTGATCTAGCTAAAAACTAG
- a CDS encoding DUF373 family protein produces MSLKDSKLEKNLENLVTSRLLVICVDRDDDVGEKAGVATPVVGRNACIEAAQKLALEDPEDADANSIFYAIKTYEDLARKGYQVEVIIVAGVGDRGVQADEKIVREVKSVLETFSANGAVIVSDGEDDESVIPIIQNVIPIVSVQRVVMKVSRSVEYSYAVFGKYLKMIAYDSKYSKFFLGVPGILLLIGGIGTIFGYTQQIFAVLISILGGAFLIRAFDIDRAWATWAKPTPAGLIRAFTVVTGAIIILASVLSGFSTIHTNILDPKILDSNIPNIFADRQTFGQFIAGALPFLWMGIGSIFGGILLSNWLKGSLRKITDVLRLIVLVSLYPTIYQFTNLLIYDESSFTLIPPFFAGLAITLVSATVLFRKYRKKRGGEVLTE; encoded by the coding sequence TTGTCCCTAAAAGATAGCAAGCTGGAAAAGAATCTTGAAAACCTTGTGACAAGTAGGCTGCTAGTAATCTGCGTTGACAGGGACGACGACGTCGGAGAAAAGGCAGGAGTCGCAACCCCGGTGGTTGGACGAAACGCGTGCATCGAGGCTGCACAAAAGCTTGCGCTTGAGGATCCGGAAGACGCAGATGCAAACTCTATTTTCTATGCAATCAAGACATACGAGGACCTGGCAAGAAAGGGATACCAAGTAGAGGTAATCATAGTGGCAGGGGTGGGTGACAGGGGCGTACAGGCAGACGAAAAAATTGTCCGCGAGGTAAAGTCGGTCCTGGAAACTTTTTCTGCAAACGGCGCAGTCATTGTGTCTGACGGCGAGGACGACGAGTCAGTAATTCCAATCATACAAAACGTAATTCCAATTGTTTCAGTGCAGCGCGTAGTTATGAAAGTCAGCAGGAGCGTCGAGTACTCCTATGCAGTCTTTGGAAAATACCTAAAGATGATTGCGTATGATTCAAAATATTCAAAGTTCTTTTTGGGAGTGCCCGGAATTCTTTTGCTGATTGGCGGAATCGGGACAATATTTGGATACACCCAGCAGATCTTTGCAGTCTTGATCAGCATTTTGGGCGGAGCGTTTTTGATAAGAGCATTTGATATAGACAGGGCATGGGCCACGTGGGCAAAGCCTACGCCGGCAGGACTAATCAGGGCATTCACAGTTGTCACAGGAGCAATAATCATTTTGGCATCCGTACTGTCAGGATTTTCTACAATCCACACAAACATACTTGATCCAAAGATCCTAGACTCCAACATTCCAAACATATTTGCAGACAGGCAAACATTTGGCCAGTTCATCGCAGGTGCGCTGCCATTTTTGTGGATGGGAATCGGCTCAATATTTGGAGGAATCCTCCTAAGCAACTGGCTCAAGGGAAGCCTCAGAAAAATAACAGACGTTCTAAGGTTAATCGTGCTAGTATCACTTTATCCTACGATATACCAGTTCACGAATCTTTTGATATATGATGAGAGCTCGTTTACCCTCATTCCGCCGTTCTTTGCAGGACTGGCAATAACACTCGTATCTGCAACAGTCCTGTTCCGCAAGTACAGGAAAAAGCGCGGCGGCGAAGTCCTAACAGAGTGA
- a CDS encoding bis(5'-nucleosyl)-tetraphosphatase produces MFDERSAGIVLFRENSGKKHFLLLHYPSGHWDFIKGRIEKDETPKQAAIREAREETGITDIEFIDGFEEKIQYSYQYSGKAVRKEVVFFLASTNTKDVKISHEHLDHIWLEFEDALKKTTYQNAKNLLEKSKVLVFS; encoded by the coding sequence ATGTTTGACGAAAGGTCAGCAGGAATAGTGCTTTTCAGGGAGAATTCAGGCAAAAAGCACTTCTTGCTTCTCCACTATCCTTCCGGCCACTGGGATTTCATAAAGGGGAGAATAGAAAAAGACGAGACCCCAAAACAGGCAGCAATCAGGGAGGCACGTGAGGAGACAGGAATCACAGACATAGAGTTTATCGACGGGTTTGAGGAAAAGATACAGTACAGCTACCAGTACAGCGGAAAGGCGGTAAGAAAGGAGGTAGTGTTCTTTTTGGCAAGCACGAATACAAAGGACGTAAAGATTTCGCACGAGCACCTAGACCACATCTGGCTAGAGTTTGAGGACGCCCTGAAAAAAACAACATACCAAAACGCAAAGAACCTTTTGGAAAAATCAAAAGTCCTAGTTTTTAGCTAG
- a CDS encoding DUF424 domain-containing protein: MQFSIRTTNYQGNMMLNICDEDLVGRTLKKDDFVMNISKSYFGQRTIGRSEAEDLMRNCSILNMAGQKTIDMSINLKIGTRQGVKEIDGVPFLIVFKM; encoded by the coding sequence ATGCAATTTTCAATTCGTACTACAAACTACCAAGGCAACATGATGCTCAACATCTGCGACGAGGATCTAGTCGGCAGGACTCTGAAGAAGGATGACTTTGTAATGAACATCAGTAAAAGCTACTTTGGTCAGAGGACAATTGGCAGAAGCGAGGCAGAGGACCTGATGAGAAATTGCTCAATACTAAACATGGCAGGACAGAAAACAATTGATATGTCGATAAATCTGAAAATTGGAACAAGACAAGGTGTAAAAGAAATTGACGGCGTTCCATTTCTGATTGTTTTCAAAATGTAA
- a CDS encoding DUF5679 domain-containing protein: MVQAYCVKCRAKRDIKNPKETKLKNGRPAVKGTCPKCGTNVFRIGKME; this comes from the coding sequence ATGGTTCAAGCTTACTGTGTCAAATGTAGAGCAAAAAGGGACATCAAAAATCCAAAAGAAACAAAGCTCAAGAACGGACGACCAGCTGTAAAAGGCACTTGTCCAAAATGTGGAACTAACGTTTTCCGAATCGGCAAGATGGAATAA
- the eif1A gene encoding translation initiation factor eIF-1A produces MGKRKVLNESELKDIQLPQQGELLGRVIKLLGSDQVLVKCTDGKTRRGRIRGKLKRRIWIRDNDVVIIAPWDFKQDDRGDITWRFTLSQVEWLKNNDHLPKDF; encoded by the coding sequence TTGGGAAAGAGAAAAGTACTCAACGAAAGTGAGCTTAAAGATATTCAGCTGCCGCAGCAAGGTGAACTTTTGGGCAGAGTCATAAAGCTCTTGGGAAGTGATCAGGTTTTGGTAAAATGCACTGACGGAAAAACAAGACGCGGAAGAATCAGGGGAAAACTCAAACGAAGAATTTGGATTCGTGACAACGACGTTGTAATTATAGCTCCTTGGGATTTCAAGCAAGACGACAGGGGGGACATCACGTGGAGATTTACCTTGTCGCAAGTCGAATGGTTAAAGAACAATGATCATCTTCCAAAAGATTTCTAG